A section of the Pseudorasbora parva isolate DD20220531a chromosome 2, ASM2467924v1, whole genome shotgun sequence genome encodes:
- the mfsd11 gene encoding UNC93-like protein MFSD11, protein MTPERKTLLNIIVLGLGFMVMFTAFGTCGNIEQTVIKSFNSTEFHGSGYTSMAIIYAVFSASNLIAPSVIAVVGPQLSLFFSGLLYSAYIAVFIHPYTASFYTLSVLLGIAAAVLWTAQGNLLTINSKDATIGRNSGIFWALMQFSLFFGNLYIYLAWHNKSRITDKDRQTVFITLTVISLVGNFLFFLIQRPDPEPALEPSDASESLLPTDISDSSEVVPSQTLCSQALEAFKRSIELAMTKEMLLLSIPFAYSGLELTFYSGVYGTCLGAMTQFGEGTKGLIGLSGILIGVGEILGGGVFGIMDKCHRFGRNPVVFLGLVTHIVAFYLIFLNIANDAPVAPEEGTKMQAFIQPSVPVALICSFLLGLGDSCFNTQLISIVGLLFRDDSAPAFAVFKFVQSITAAVAFFYSNYLLLQWQLLIMVLVGFLGTGTFFLVEWAAISSRRDSDYDSI, encoded by the exons ATGACTCCGGAGAGAAAGACCCTGCTCAACATCATCGTCCTGGGCTTGGGCTTCATGGTGATGTTTACTGCCTTTGGCACCTGTGGGAATATTGAA CAAACTGTAATAAAGAGTTTCAACAGTACAGAGTTTCATGGAAGTGGCTACACCAG CATGGCGATTATCTACGCGGTATTCTCTGCTTCTAACCTCATAGCGCCCTCAGTGATAGCTGTCGTTGGACCTCAGCTGTCTTTGTTTTTTAGTGGACTTCTTTACAG TGCTTATATTGCTGTTTTCATTCATCCGTACACTGCATCATTCTACACTTTATCTGTGTTGCTTGGAATTGCCGCTGCAG TGCTCTGGACGGCCCAGGGGAATCTGCTCACCATCAACTCTAAAGATGCCACCATTGGGAGGAACAGTGGAATATTTTGGGCGTTGATGCAGTTTAG CCTGTTCTTTGGAAATCTCTACATATACCTTGCCTGGCATAACAAGAGTCGCATAACAG ATAAGGACCGCCAGACAGTTTTCATCACACTCACGGTCATCAGTCTGGTGGGCAACTTCCTCTTTTTCCTGATCCAGCGACCAGACCCAGAACCTGCACTAGAACCTTCTGATGCCTCTGAGTCACTTCTGCCAACAGACATCTCTGACAGTAGTGAGGTGGT TCCATCCCAGACTCTGTGCTCTCAGGCACTGGAGGCATTCA AGAGATCCATAGAGCTGGCTATGACTAAAGAGATGCTTTTATTGAGCATACCCTTTGCATACTCTG GTCTCGAGCTCACATTTTACAGTGGGGTGTATGGGACATGTTTAGGGGCCATGACTCAATTTGGAGAAGGCACCAAGGGTCTTATCGGCCTATCTGGAATTTTGATCGGTGTTGGTGAAATACTTG gAGGGGGAGTGTTTGGGATCATGGATAAGTGTCACCGTTTTGGCAGAAACCCGGTAGTCTTTTTGGGGCTGGTTACCCATATTGTGGCATTCTACCTCATCTTCCTCAACATAGCCAATGATGCTCCTGTGGCCCCAGAGGAAGGCACAAAAATGCAGGCTTTTATCCAACCCAG TGTGCCTGTGGCGCTGATATGCAGTTTCTTGCTGGGTTTGGGTGATAGTTGCTTCAACACTCAGCTCATCAGCATTGTGGGGCTGTTGTTCCGGGACGACAGTGCCCCAGCGTTTGCAGTCTTTAAATTTGTACAG TCCATCACAGCTGCGGTGGCCTTCTTCTACAGCAACTACCTTCTCCTGCAGTGGCAGCTGCTCATCATGGTGCTGGTGGGCTTCCTGGGCACCGGGACCTTCTTTCTGGTGGAGTGGGCTGCTATCAGCAGTCGACGGGACTCAGACTATGACAGTATCTGA
- the srsf2b gene encoding serine/arginine-rich splicing factor 2b yields the protein MSYGRPPPDVEGMTSLKVDNLTYRTSPETLRRVFEKYGRVGDVYIPRDRYTKESRGFAFVRFHDKRDAEDAMDAMDGAILDGRELRVQMARYGRPPDSYYGGRRGGGAARRHGGHGRRSRSPRRRRRSRSRSRSRSRSRSRSRYSRSRSRSYSRSRSKSHTPRKRKSKSPSRSRSRSRSKSRSRSRSRTPASNRGSKSRSRSKSQPKSAGEEGPASS from the exons ATGAGTTACGGCAGGCCTCCACCCGATGTAGAGGGCATGACATCGTTAAAAGTGGACAATTTAACGTATCGCACGTCGCCAGAGACGCTGCGGCGCGTCTTTGAAAAGTACGGCCGAGTTGGGGACGTTTATATTCCCCGAGATCGATACACGAAAGAGAGCCGGGGGTTCGCCTTCGTGCGATTTCACGACAAGAGGGATGCCGAGGATGCGATGGACGCGATGGATGGAGCGATTCTGGACGGGCGAGAGCTCCGGGTTCAGATGGCCCGCTATGGCAGGCCGCCCGACTCCTACTACGGCGGGCGTCGCGGCGGGGGAGCCGCTAGAAGACACGGTGGACACGGTCGCCGCAGCCGAAG CCCGAGACGTCGAAGACGCAGCCGTTCCAGAAGCAGGAGCCGCTCCCGTTCCCGCAGCCGTTCCCGTTACAGCAGGTCGCGGTCCCGCTCCTATTCCCGCTCTCGCTCCAAGTCACACACTCCCCGCAAGAGGAAGTCCAAGTCTCCGTCCAGGTCTAGGTCACGCTCTCGATCCAAATCCAGGTCCCGTTCCAGAAGCCGCACACCTGCGTCGAACAGAGGGTCTAAGTCCCGCTCGAGGTCCAAAAGCCAGCCGAAGTCTGCTGGGGAGGAAGGGCCTGCATCCTCCTAA